The following are encoded together in the Erwinia sp. E602 genome:
- the rutD gene encoding pyrimidine utilization protein D — MHITLSGRDDAAATTLVLSAGLGGLGSFWLPQLDALRARYRVVSYDQRGTGRSADSLPAGYSMQQMADELIAALDAQGIDKFVLVGHALGGLIGLQLALDHPQRLLGLVVVNGWLQLDAHTRRCFRVRQDLLLNSGVEAFVRAQPLFLYPADWLSRHQARIEAEDSLHIAHFQGTDNLLKRLQALMACDFSASAAQIALPVLLLCSRDDLLVPWTCSERLQAALPDATLQLMDWGGHAMSVTDSPTFNRLLLNWLETTPFSMPHRHPTPVTG; from the coding sequence ATGCACATAACGCTTTCCGGCCGTGACGACGCGGCCGCCACTACGCTGGTGTTGTCCGCCGGGCTGGGCGGGCTGGGCAGTTTCTGGCTGCCGCAGCTGGACGCGCTGCGCGCGCGCTATCGCGTGGTGAGCTACGACCAGCGCGGCACCGGGCGCAGCGCCGATAGCCTGCCGGCCGGCTACAGCATGCAGCAGATGGCCGATGAGCTGATCGCGGCGCTGGATGCGCAGGGTATCGATAAATTTGTGCTGGTCGGCCACGCGCTCGGCGGCCTGATCGGTCTGCAGCTGGCGCTGGATCATCCGCAGCGCCTGCTCGGGCTGGTGGTGGTCAACGGCTGGCTGCAGCTGGACGCCCACACCCGCCGCTGCTTCCGCGTGCGCCAGGATCTGCTGCTGAACAGCGGCGTCGAGGCCTTCGTCCGCGCCCAGCCGCTGTTCCTTTACCCGGCGGACTGGCTTTCCCGGCATCAGGCGCGCATTGAAGCCGAGGACAGCCTGCATATCGCCCATTTTCAGGGCACGGATAACCTGCTGAAACGCCTGCAGGCGCTGATGGCCTGCGATTTCAGCGCCAGCGCCGCGCAGATCGCCCTGCCGGTGCTGCTGCTCTGCTCACGCGACGATCTGCTGGTGCCCTGGACCTGCTCTGAACGGCTGCAGGCGGCCCTGCCAGACGCTACCCTGCAGCTGATGGACTGGGGCGGCCACGCGATGAGCGTGACCGACAGCCCGACGTTTAACCGCTTGTTGCTGAACTGGCTGGAGACCACGCCGTTCTCCATGCCCCACCGTCACCCCACTCCCGTTACCGGGTAA
- the rutR gene encoding HTH-type transcriptional regulator RutR encodes MNSVDNVPTKTATRRSRAVAAKRTAILAAALEFFSRFGIHGTSLDKVAERADVSKTNLLYYFPSKEALYIAVLKDLLDVWLAPLRALRADQQPLEAIRDYIRLKLEVSRDHPQASRLFCLEMLQGAPLLKAELAGDLRHLVEDKAQVIETWVGQGKLAAVEPHHLIFMLWATTQHYADFASQVEAVTGKTLADEDFFAQTVENVQRMVIEGIRVR; translated from the coding sequence GTGAATTCTGTTGATAACGTTCCGACAAAAACGGCCACGCGCCGTTCCCGTGCGGTAGCCGCCAAACGCACGGCGATCCTCGCCGCCGCGCTGGAGTTTTTTTCCCGTTTTGGCATCCACGGCACCAGCCTCGATAAGGTTGCAGAGCGTGCCGACGTCTCTAAGACCAATCTTCTTTACTACTTTCCCTCGAAAGAAGCGCTCTACATTGCGGTTCTGAAAGACCTGCTCGACGTCTGGCTGGCACCGCTGCGCGCGCTGCGAGCCGACCAGCAGCCGCTGGAAGCGATTCGTGACTATATCCGCCTCAAGCTGGAAGTCTCGCGCGACCACCCGCAGGCGTCCCGGCTGTTCTGCCTGGAGATGCTGCAGGGCGCACCGCTGCTGAAGGCTGAGCTGGCCGGCGATTTACGTCATCTGGTGGAAGATAAAGCGCAGGTGATTGAAACCTGGGTGGGGCAGGGCAAACTGGCGGCGGTCGAACCGCACCATCTGATCTTTATGCTGTGGGCAACCACCCAGCACTACGCCGACTTTGCCAGCCAGGTGGAAGCGGTGACCGGCAAAACGCTGGCGGATGAGGACTTTTTTGCGCAGACGGTGGAAAACGTGCAGCGGATGGTGATCGAAGGGATTCGGGTACGGTAA
- the sdiA gene encoding transcriptional regulator SdiA, protein MTAENYFSWRNEAYSAFGQGADVAQITRVTEQQMREMEFDFYALYIRQPVPFTRPKTFLYTNYPQAWLDYYLLHAFYDQDPVLKICHQPGELWVWDETLPDSNSRVFEAARQHGIYAGVSASAMARNRAIGILSFSSASSKREVVLTTELELKLRYLLDLFLTALIRLNDISMSSTKLELSKRELEILKWTAEGKTSMEISLILSISLNTVNFHQKNMQKRLNAPNKTQIASYAAAIGLI, encoded by the coding sequence ATGACTGCTGAGAACTATTTCAGTTGGCGAAACGAAGCGTATTCAGCCTTCGGTCAGGGCGCTGACGTTGCTCAGATTACCCGCGTAACAGAGCAGCAAATGCGCGAGATGGAATTCGATTTTTACGCGCTGTATATTCGGCAACCGGTGCCATTTACCCGGCCCAAAACGTTTCTTTACACCAATTATCCGCAGGCGTGGCTGGACTATTATTTGTTGCACGCGTTTTATGATCAGGATCCGGTGTTAAAAATTTGTCATCAGCCCGGCGAGCTGTGGGTATGGGATGAGACTCTCCCAGACAGCAATTCACGCGTGTTTGAGGCGGCCAGGCAACACGGCATTTATGCGGGCGTTTCGGCGTCCGCGATGGCAAGAAACAGGGCCATCGGTATATTGTCATTCTCGTCGGCGAGCAGCAAAAGAGAGGTCGTGCTGACCACCGAGCTGGAGCTTAAACTCAGGTATTTGCTGGATCTGTTTTTAACGGCATTAATCCGACTGAACGATATTTCCATGTCATCGACAAAACTGGAGCTGAGTAAAAGAGAGCTGGAGATTCTTAAATGGACGGCTGAGGGGAAAACGTCGATGGAAATATCTCTGATCCTCAGTATTTCGTTGAATACGGTTAATTTTCATCAGAAAAACATGCAAAAACGATTGAATGCACCGAACAAAACGCAAATTGCATCTTACGCCGCAGCTATCGGATTAATATGA
- the rutF gene encoding NADH-dependent FMN reductase RutF, with the protein MSLATLNPSPSAAVERQQFRNAMAQLAAAVNIITTDGPAGRAGFTASAVCSVTDTPPTLLVCLNRSSSVWETFTRNGRLCVNTLADGHQPLSNLFGGKTPMAERFNAASWTTLATGSPVLSGAVASFDCTLIRTISVGTHDILICEAQALICNDQAHGLIYYDRNYHPLQRSASLP; encoded by the coding sequence ATGTCCCTGGCCACACTGAATCCCTCCCCTTCCGCCGCCGTGGAACGGCAGCAGTTTCGTAACGCGATGGCGCAGCTGGCGGCAGCGGTCAACATCATTACCACCGATGGCCCGGCCGGCCGCGCCGGCTTTACCGCCTCGGCGGTGTGCAGCGTCACCGATACGCCGCCGACGCTGCTGGTGTGCCTGAACCGCTCGTCGTCGGTGTGGGAGACCTTTACCCGCAACGGCCGCCTCTGCGTCAATACCCTGGCCGACGGTCATCAGCCGCTGTCGAACCTGTTCGGCGGCAAAACGCCGATGGCGGAACGCTTTAACGCCGCCAGCTGGACGACGCTGGCCACCGGGTCGCCGGTGCTCAGCGGCGCGGTGGCATCGTTTGACTGCACGCTGATCCGCACCATCAGCGTCGGCACCCACGACATTCTGATCTGCGAAGCGCAGGCGCTGATCTGCAACGACCAGGCCCACGGCCTGATCTACTACGACCGTAATTATCACCCGTTGCAGCGCAGCGCCAGTTTACCGTAA
- the rutC gene encoding pyrimidine utilization protein C, protein MPKTIITPPGTGVPIAPFVPGTLADGVVYVSGTLPFDKDNNVVHVGDAAAQTRHVLETIKSVIETAGGTLEDVTFNSIFLTDWQHYAAINAVYADYFPGEKPARYCIQCGLVKPDALVEIASVAHIGR, encoded by the coding sequence ATGCCTAAAACGATTATCACCCCGCCGGGCACCGGCGTGCCGATTGCACCGTTCGTCCCCGGTACGCTGGCAGACGGCGTGGTCTATGTATCAGGAACGCTGCCGTTCGATAAGGACAACAACGTGGTGCACGTCGGCGATGCGGCGGCGCAGACCCGCCACGTGCTGGAGACGATTAAAAGCGTGATCGAAACCGCCGGCGGCACGCTGGAGGACGTCACCTTTAACTCGATTTTCCTCACCGACTGGCAGCACTATGCGGCGATCAACGCGGTGTATGCCGACTACTTTCCGGGGGAGAAGCCGGCCCGCTACTGCATTCAGTGTGGCCTGGTGAAGCCCGACGCGCTGGTGGAAATCGCCAGCGTGGCGCACATCGGTCGTTAA
- the rutB gene encoding pyrimidine utilization protein B: protein MNPKQPVVCTTASQHNAVTLPARPEPIRFPPEQTALIVVDMQNAYASAGGYLDLAGFDVSATRPVIEQIKVAVAAARAAGLQIIWLQNGWDEQYVEAGGPGSPNWHKSNALKTMRRQPELQGTLLAKGGWDYQLVDQLTPGPGDIVLPKPRYSGFFNTALDSMLRSRGIRHLVLTGIATNVCVESTLRDGFFLEYFGIVLEDATHQAGPAFAQQAALFNIETFFGWVSDVSSFCSALQAEPIPAAQATAL from the coding sequence ATGAACCCGAAACAGCCTGTAGTGTGCACCACCGCCAGCCAGCACAATGCCGTGACCCTGCCGGCACGCCCGGAGCCGATCCGGTTCCCGCCGGAGCAGACCGCGCTGATCGTGGTGGATATGCAGAACGCCTACGCCAGCGCTGGCGGTTATCTCGACCTGGCCGGTTTTGACGTTTCGGCCACCCGGCCGGTGATCGAGCAGATTAAGGTGGCGGTCGCCGCCGCCCGCGCCGCCGGCCTGCAGATTATCTGGCTGCAGAACGGCTGGGATGAACAGTATGTCGAAGCGGGCGGCCCCGGCTCCCCCAACTGGCATAAGTCCAACGCGCTGAAAACCATGCGCCGCCAGCCGGAGCTGCAGGGCACGCTGCTGGCCAAAGGCGGCTGGGACTATCAGCTGGTCGATCAGCTGACGCCGGGCCCCGGCGACATTGTGCTGCCGAAACCGCGCTACAGCGGCTTCTTTAACACCGCGCTCGACAGCATGCTGCGCAGCCGCGGCATCCGTCACCTGGTGCTGACCGGGATTGCCACCAACGTCTGCGTCGAGTCGACGCTGCGCGACGGCTTCTTCCTCGAGTACTTCGGCATCGTGCTGGAGGATGCCACCCATCAGGCGGGGCCGGCGTTTGCCCAGCAGGCCGCGCTGTTTAATATCGAAACCTTTTTCGGCTGGGTGTCTGACGTCAGCAGCTTCTGCAGCGCGCTGCAGGCAGAACCCATCCCGGCGGCGCAGGCCACCGCCCTTTAA
- a CDS encoding extensin family protein, producing MRWLVTLTLLAALAGGAAILWPQLPPWWNPFAPLSVSDPPTLVTRYKLQRLSSDAACMDVMARAREAGLVSYSRPGRSAGNCPLDDPLRITGFGDVRLSGSFLSSCPLAVSSTMLVSQTLRPRALSELGSPLVRIEHLGSYACRNIYHRAQGRLSEHASADAWDLSGFRLANGQRIDVLREWPRETPEGRWLRQVFSEGCVWFGNALGPEYNAAHANHFHLGMRGFNLCR from the coding sequence ATGCGCTGGCTCGTTACGCTGACCTTACTGGCCGCCCTCGCAGGGGGGGCCGCTATACTCTGGCCGCAGCTGCCGCCGTGGTGGAACCCGTTCGCTCCGCTGTCGGTCAGCGATCCTCCGACGCTGGTTACGCGTTATAAACTGCAAAGGCTAAGCAGCGATGCGGCCTGTATGGACGTGATGGCGAGGGCCCGCGAAGCCGGACTGGTCAGTTACAGCCGGCCTGGCCGTTCCGCGGGCAACTGTCCACTGGACGATCCGCTGCGCATCACCGGTTTCGGTGACGTGCGGCTCAGCGGCAGTTTTCTCAGCAGCTGCCCGCTGGCGGTCAGCAGCACCATGCTGGTCAGCCAGACGCTGCGGCCGCGTGCTCTCAGCGAACTGGGGTCGCCGCTGGTGCGGATCGAACATCTTGGCAGCTACGCCTGCCGCAACATTTACCATCGGGCACAGGGGCGGCTCAGCGAACACGCCAGCGCTGACGCGTGGGACCTGAGCGGGTTCCGGCTGGCAAACGGCCAGCGCATCGACGTGTTGCGCGAATGGCCGCGGGAGACCCCCGAGGGGCGCTGGCTGAGGCAGGTGTTCAGTGAAGGGTGCGTCTGGTTTGGTAATGCGCTCGGGCCGGAGTACAACGCTGCGCATGCTAATCACTTTCATTTAGGCATGCGGGGTTTTAATCTGTGCCGCTAG
- the cycA gene encoding D-serine/D-alanine/glycine transporter yields the protein MVNQLKEAAPSEDAPVELRRSLHNRHIQLIAIGGAIGTGLFMGSGKTISLAGPSIVFVYMIIGFMLFFVMRAMGELLLSNLEYKSFSDFAADLLGPWAGYFTGWTYWFCWVVTGIADVVAISSYFQLWFPGFQVWMSALLCIVVFVSLNIATVKLFGEMEFWFAIIKIVAIVALIATGIVLVAMHYPSPGGGHAALSNIWDHGGMFPKGLSGFFAGFQIAVFAFVGIELVGTAAAETHNPRVVLPRAINAIPLRIIMFYVLALLVIMAVTPWNQVVADRSPFVEMFVLIGLPAAASIVNFVVLTSAASSANSGIFSTSRMLYGLSQQGVAHRRFGMLSRRAVPTAGLFFSCFCLLGGVALIYLIPNVMTVFTLVTTVSAILFMFVWTIILCSYLAYRKKHPQRHAESAYKMPLGKLMCWVCMAFFAFVIVLLTLEDDTRQALMVTPLWFLLLAVGWFMRNRKKA from the coding sequence ATGGTAAACCAACTCAAAGAGGCCGCGCCCTCTGAAGACGCGCCGGTGGAACTCCGGCGTAGTCTGCATAACCGTCATATTCAGCTGATCGCCATCGGCGGTGCTATCGGCACCGGCCTGTTTATGGGATCGGGCAAAACCATCAGCCTTGCCGGTCCGTCGATCGTCTTCGTCTATATGATCATCGGCTTTATGCTGTTTTTCGTCATGCGTGCGATGGGCGAGCTGCTGCTCTCTAACCTCGAATATAAGTCATTCAGCGACTTCGCCGCCGATCTGCTTGGCCCGTGGGCCGGCTACTTTACCGGCTGGACCTACTGGTTCTGCTGGGTGGTGACCGGCATCGCCGACGTGGTGGCGATCAGCTCCTACTTCCAGCTGTGGTTCCCCGGGTTCCAGGTGTGGATGAGCGCCCTGCTGTGTATTGTGGTGTTCGTGTCGCTGAATATCGCCACGGTGAAGCTGTTTGGTGAGATGGAGTTCTGGTTCGCGATTATCAAAATCGTCGCCATCGTCGCGCTGATCGCGACTGGCATTGTGCTGGTGGCCATGCACTACCCTTCACCGGGCGGCGGCCATGCGGCGCTGAGCAATATCTGGGATCACGGCGGTATGTTCCCGAAAGGGCTGAGCGGCTTCTTTGCCGGCTTCCAGATCGCGGTGTTTGCCTTTGTGGGTATCGAACTGGTGGGAACGGCGGCGGCTGAAACTCACAACCCGCGCGTGGTGCTGCCGCGCGCGATAAACGCCATTCCGCTGCGCATCATTATGTTTTACGTGCTGGCGCTGCTGGTGATCATGGCGGTAACGCCGTGGAACCAGGTGGTGGCGGATCGCAGCCCGTTTGTGGAGATGTTTGTGCTGATTGGCCTGCCGGCCGCGGCCAGCATCGTTAATTTTGTGGTGCTGACCTCGGCGGCGTCATCGGCTAACAGCGGTATCTTCTCTACCAGCCGTATGCTGTATGGCCTGTCGCAGCAGGGCGTGGCGCATCGCCGTTTTGGCATGCTGTCCCGCCGTGCGGTTCCCACCGCCGGGCTGTTCTTCTCCTGCTTTTGCCTGCTGGGTGGGGTAGCGCTGATCTACCTGATCCCGAACGTGATGACGGTCTTTACCCTGGTGACCACCGTGTCGGCGATTCTGTTTATGTTCGTCTGGACCATCATCCTCTGCTCGTATCTGGCGTACCGTAAAAAGCATCCGCAGCGTCACGCTGAGTCTGCCTATAAGATGCCGCTGGGTAAGCTGATGTGCTGGGTGTGCATGGCGTTCTTCGCCTTTGTCATCGTGCTGCTGACGCTGGAGGATGATACCCGCCAGGCGCTGATGGTCACGCCGCTGTGGTTCCTGCTGCTGGCCGTTGGCTGGTTTATGCGCAACCGTAAAAAAGCCTGA
- the rutA gene encoding pyrimidine utilization protein A: protein MKMGVFIPIGNNGWLISRNAPQYMPTFELNKAIVQRAEHYNFDFALSMIKLRGFGGETEFWDHNLESFTLMAGLAAVTSRIEIYATAATLTLPPAIVARMASTIDSISGGRFGVNLVTGWQKPEYDQMGLWPGDEYFSRRYDYLTEYVSVLRDLWGTGKSDLKGEFFTMNDCRLSPQPQKPMKVVCAAQSDAGMAFSARHADYNFCFGKGVNTPTAFAPTTLRMKQAADAAGRNVGSYVLFMIISDETDEAARAKWEHYKAGADEQALSWLTTQSQQDQRSGSDTNVRQMADPTSAVNINMGTLVGSYASVARMLDEVATVEGTEGILLTFDDFLQGIENFGQRIQPLMRCRTDAIDAAQEVA, encoded by the coding sequence ATGAAAATGGGCGTCTTTATCCCGATCGGCAATAACGGCTGGCTGATCTCCCGTAATGCACCGCAGTACATGCCGACCTTCGAGCTGAACAAGGCGATCGTGCAGCGGGCAGAGCACTACAACTTCGATTTTGCGCTGTCGATGATCAAGCTGCGCGGCTTCGGCGGCGAAACCGAGTTCTGGGACCATAACCTGGAGTCGTTTACGCTGATGGCCGGCCTGGCGGCGGTGACCTCGCGCATTGAGATCTACGCCACCGCCGCTACCCTGACCCTGCCGCCGGCGATCGTCGCCCGCATGGCATCGACCATTGACTCCATCTCCGGCGGCCGCTTCGGCGTCAATCTGGTGACCGGCTGGCAAAAACCGGAATATGACCAGATGGGGCTGTGGCCCGGCGATGAGTACTTCTCGCGCCGCTATGACTACCTGACCGAATATGTCAGCGTGCTGCGCGATCTGTGGGGCACCGGCAAATCGGATTTAAAAGGTGAGTTCTTCACCATGAACGACTGCCGCCTGAGCCCGCAGCCGCAAAAGCCGATGAAGGTGGTATGTGCGGCGCAGAGCGACGCCGGCATGGCCTTCTCCGCCCGCCACGCGGACTACAACTTCTGCTTCGGCAAAGGGGTGAACACGCCGACCGCCTTTGCGCCGACCACTCTGCGGATGAAGCAGGCCGCCGATGCCGCCGGCCGTAACGTCGGCTCCTACGTGCTGTTTATGATTATCAGCGATGAAACCGACGAAGCCGCCCGCGCGAAGTGGGAGCATTACAAAGCCGGTGCCGATGAGCAGGCGCTCTCCTGGCTGACCACCCAGAGCCAGCAGGACCAGCGCTCCGGCAGCGACACCAACGTGCGGCAGATGGCCGACCCGACCTCGGCGGTCAATATCAATATGGGCACGCTGGTCGGATCTTACGCGAGCGTGGCGCGGATGCTGGACGAGGTGGCCACCGTGGAGGGCACCGAAGGCATTTTGCTGACCTTTGACGATTTCCTGCAGGGCATTGAGAACTTTGGTCAGCGCATCCAGCCGCTGATGCGCTGCAGAACAGACGCTATTGATGCCGCACAGGAGGTGGCCTGA